In Drosophila miranda strain MSH22 chromosome XR, D.miranda_PacBio2.1, whole genome shotgun sequence, the genomic window GTGCTGGCGAAGAGGCCAACAGATGGGCTTATTATTGCCATAGTTGGTCCGTTGGAGCTCAACCACAAAGGGTGCATGGGTCCTTAGGCTCCTTGCAGGCGGTCTCAAGCCAATCCTACTAAGCAAGTCAGGGCAATCTATGTTACCCACTACGAGGTTATAGATATATATGTGAGCAGAAATGGTCCTTCGATACTCGAGGGAGGAGAGATGCACGAGGCGAAATCTGCGCACTTTCTGGATAAGATCCCAGGCTTTTCGGCTCTGGCGTTCGGCTACCGCCGCATCATCATGAGCCAGCCATGACACCGAATCAAACGATGGGCTACAGCTTCAAAACGCGTAAGTGAATCAGTATATAATTGTGGAcatattttaaaatttatcTTCCTTCACAGAGGACTTATGTACCCTTCGCTTTGCCATTAACCGAGTCGTTTCCGACTTCCCACTGCCAAAAGTCGTCCTATTCAAGCATTACCGAGGCTGGTTCGAGACAGACCGAGTCCAATCCCAGCCAGACAGAATCGTATCCCAGCAGGGCAGAAGCGCACCCCTTGCAAGATCCGAACCCAACAAGCCATCGTCATCCTTCGACCTGGCCATCGACAACAAGGACTTTCCCTATGGCAACCAAGGGAGGGGCTACGCGGGCTACTAGACTCTAGATAGATCTCGTTTTTCTTAAGTTTAAGGATATACGCgtacatatatttaaataGTAGATACATATCTTTTCCActtgtttttttatttatactaAGCTAAGGTTTTATCAATAAAACTATTAAAAAATACTCCTTGCTGTGTCCTTTATCCTGGAAACTATCCCGATTATCCCGATCGGTTCACAAATAGCGGAGAAAACTAAATAGTTTGTATTGCggaaaatgtccttgatccttgataaggactccatcaaatcagggacatttttTCGATCACAGAAAACAGGATATATATTTATGgagaaaatatccttgatccttggtccttgataaggactccattaaatcagggacatttttTCGATCAC contains:
- the LOC117186737 gene encoding uncharacterized protein LOC117186737 encodes the protein MTPNQTMGYSFKTQDLCTLRFAINRVVSDFPLPKVVLFKHYRGWFETDRVQSQPDRIVSQQGRSAPLARSEPNKPSSSFDLAIDNKDFPYGNQGRGYAGY